The following are encoded together in the Chloroherpetonaceae bacterium genome:
- a CDS encoding DedA family protein, whose amino-acid sequence MLEDIITLIKTLDSSAIYLSLFTIAYLENVVPPIPGDMPVAFVGTLVPHTDLSFAACVMWASAGSVLGFATMYGIGYWVSLRFHGEPNAKLNSRIARLVQRFFPAEHLPEIRTRFAKYGYGLILANRFLTGSRSIISISAGFSRLNPLLTHLCAAISAVSWNILLVFGGYLLGDNWETLGDYITTYGTLLTVVVFALIGFLIYRWVRKAKTVSHKTPLR is encoded by the coding sequence ATGCTTGAAGACATCATCACACTTATCAAAACACTGGACAGCAGCGCCATATATCTTTCGCTCTTTACGATTGCGTATCTGGAAAATGTCGTACCACCTATTCCGGGCGATATGCCGGTTGCGTTTGTTGGCACACTCGTGCCGCATACTGACCTTTCATTTGCTGCTTGCGTCATGTGGGCAAGTGCGGGGTCGGTGTTGGGTTTTGCTACTATGTATGGCATCGGATACTGGGTTTCCTTGCGCTTTCACGGTGAGCCGAATGCTAAACTCAATTCACGCATTGCACGGCTTGTGCAGCGATTCTTTCCTGCTGAGCACTTACCCGAGATTCGCACACGATTTGCAAAGTATGGCTACGGACTTATTCTTGCGAATCGATTCCTAACTGGCTCACGCTCCATTATCTCCATTTCCGCTGGGTTTTCGCGCCTCAATCCACTGCTGACGCACCTTTGCGCTGCCATCAGTGCCGTCAGCTGGAACATCTTGCTGGTTTTCGGCGGTTACCTTCTGGGCGACAATTGGGAGACACTAGGCGACTATATCACGACTTATGGCACGCTCCTTACCGTCGTAGTTTTTGCGCTTATTGGCTTTTTGATTTATCGCTGGGTGAGAAAAGCAAAAACCGTTTCGCACAAGACACCGTTACGCTGA
- a CDS encoding glycerol-3-phosphate acyltransferase → MWDAFLLAALSYLIGSIPFAFLILKALTGKDIRTLGTGNVGAMNSYDVTGSKAIGITVGVLDALKGVAVVLLADAYFSTGLSGKEALAPKMWATFFAVLGHCYSIWLGFKGGRGLATAAGATLLFMKSMLIAWLVVWVLAWLYSRKLHFCNIAATVSVVLIVPLFEPVEALPFIIFLSGLILLAHRDVMKEAFKGG, encoded by the coding sequence ATGTGGGATGCATTTCTCTTAGCTGCTTTGTCATACCTTATCGGCTCTATTCCCTTTGCGTTTTTGATTCTCAAAGCCTTGACGGGCAAAGACATTCGAACACTGGGCACAGGCAACGTGGGTGCGATGAACAGCTACGATGTCACTGGCTCGAAAGCGATTGGTATTACGGTGGGCGTCTTAGATGCGCTGAAAGGCGTCGCCGTAGTGTTACTAGCAGACGCTTATTTTAGCACGGGATTATCGGGCAAAGAGGCACTGGCCCCTAAGATGTGGGCAACCTTCTTTGCCGTGCTAGGGCATTGCTACAGCATCTGGCTTGGCTTCAAAGGGGGGCGTGGTTTAGCGACGGCTGCAGGTGCCACGTTGCTCTTTATGAAATCTATGCTTATTGCTTGGCTTGTTGTCTGGGTGCTGGCGTGGCTATACTCACGAAAACTACACTTCTGCAACATTGCTGCCACAGTCTCTGTTGTGCTCATTGTGCCACTCTTTGAGCCAGTCGAAGCCTTACCTTTTATCATTTTTCTCTCAGGACTTATCTTGCTCGCACACCGTGATGTAATGAAAGAAGCCTTCAAAGGTGGATAG
- a CDS encoding transketolase, translated as MIAVIDPPALQPSKGRTVSRLNTLEELEELARQLRRDVVRMLAMAQSGHTGGSLGMADVFTALYFHLLRHNPETFWSGKDQDFLFLSNGHISPIWYAALARAGYFPLSELATFRKINSRLQGHPATDTHLPGIRVASGSLGQGLSVAVGAALAFRLDKNPYLVYCLMGDGECQEGQIWEAAMFAAHHKVDNLIGIVDWNNQQIDGEVSKVMNIEPFADKWEAFGWHVFHCDGNSMASVIDTVKAAQAQCGHGKPVVILAKTTMGKGVSFFEGTMPDGSNWHGKPPSKELAEKALLELPPTQFGDF; from the coding sequence ATGATAGCTGTCATAGACCCGCCTGCCTTGCAGCCTTCAAAAGGCAGAACTGTCTCCCGCCTCAACACCCTTGAAGAACTGGAAGAACTGGCCCGCCAACTCCGTCGTGATGTGGTGCGAATGCTGGCTATGGCGCAGTCAGGTCATACAGGCGGTTCACTGGGTATGGCCGACGTTTTCACCGCGCTTTACTTTCATCTTTTGCGCCACAATCCCGAGACTTTTTGGAGCGGCAAAGACCAAGACTTTCTGTTCCTCTCCAACGGACACATTTCACCGATTTGGTATGCAGCGTTGGCACGCGCTGGCTACTTTCCCCTCTCTGAGCTTGCTACATTTCGCAAAATCAACTCTCGCTTGCAAGGACACCCTGCCACCGATACGCACTTGCCCGGCATTCGCGTAGCCTCTGGCTCGCTGGGGCAAGGGCTTTCCGTCGCTGTGGGTGCTGCACTGGCCTTTCGCTTGGACAAAAACCCATACCTTGTCTATTGCCTAATGGGTGATGGCGAGTGCCAAGAAGGGCAAATCTGGGAAGCGGCCATGTTTGCCGCCCATCACAAGGTTGATAACCTCATCGGTATTGTGGATTGGAACAATCAGCAGATTGATGGCGAAGTGAGCAAAGTGATGAATATCGAACCGTTTGCAGACAAGTGGGAAGCCTTCGGCTGGCATGTGTTTCATTGCGACGGTAATTCTATGGCCAGCGTGATTGATACTGTCAAAGCTGCACAAGCCCAATGTGGGCATGGTAAGCCAGTTGTGATTTTGGCAAAAACCACAATGGGCAAGGGGGTCTCTTTCTTTGAAGGCACAATGCCTGACGGTAGCAATTGGCATGGCAAGCCACCTTCAAAGGAACTGGCAGAAAAAGCCTTGCTGGAATTGCCACCTACGCAATTCGGCGATTTTTGA
- a CDS encoding phosphoribosylaminoimidazolesuccinocarboxamide synthase — MAKKELLYEGKAKKVYATSNPSLIIQEFKDDATAFNAEKRGTIAGKGIVNNELSCFLFSYLTDFGIPTHFVSKLSERDMLCKKLEIIKIEVVTRNIAAGSLVKRYGFKEGDELPTPIIEFYFKNDALGDPLLNDDHAAVLGLASREELEKLRQLASKVNAVLQDLFLQKDLKLVDFKLEFGRFHTLDGRTEILLGDEISPDTCRLWDAQTGEKLDKDRFRFDLGKVEEAYQEVRRRLLG, encoded by the coding sequence ATTGCCAAAAAAGAATTGCTCTACGAAGGCAAAGCCAAAAAGGTTTATGCGACCTCAAATCCCTCGCTCATTATTCAGGAGTTCAAAGACGATGCAACAGCATTTAATGCCGAAAAGCGCGGCACGATTGCGGGCAAAGGCATCGTCAATAATGAACTTTCGTGTTTTCTTTTCTCATACCTGACTGATTTTGGCATTCCAACGCATTTTGTCAGCAAGCTCTCAGAGCGAGACATGCTCTGCAAAAAGCTGGAGATTATCAAAATTGAGGTCGTCACGCGCAACATTGCGGCCGGTTCGCTGGTCAAGCGCTACGGTTTCAAAGAAGGTGATGAATTGCCAACGCCAATTATCGAGTTCTACTTCAAAAACGACGCACTGGGTGACCCACTACTCAATGATGACCATGCGGCTGTGCTGGGACTTGCCTCACGCGAAGAGCTTGAAAAGCTCCGCCAGCTGGCATCAAAGGTCAATGCGGTGCTACAAGACTTATTTCTACAAAAAGATTTGAAACTTGTGGACTTCAAGTTAGAGTTTGGGCGATTCCACACGCTCGATGGCAGAACAGAGATTTTGCTCGGTGATGAAATTAGCCCCGACACCTGCCGTCTCTGGGACGCCCAGACGGGCGAAAAACTCGACAAAGACCGCTTCCGATTCGACTTAGGCAAAGTCGAGGAAGCCTATCAAGAAGTGAGACGACGACTTTTGGGCTGA